The following proteins come from a genomic window of Paenibacillus spongiae:
- the dnaJ gene encoding molecular chaperone DnaJ: MADKRDYYEVLGVGKDASDEEMKKAYRKLARQYHPDVNKAPDAEEKFKEVKEAYDVLSDEGKRETYDRYGHVDPNMGAGAGGADFGGFGDIFDMFFGGNGGRRDPNAPQRGNDLQYTMTIEFKEAVFGKETEVTIPRTETCDTCTGSGAKPGTKPETCSVCRGTGQQEVVQNTPFGRMVNRRACSNCSGTGRIIKEKCGTCHGAGKVKRQRKLNVRIPAGVDDGAQIRLSGEGEAGLRGGPSGDLYIVIRVKSHEFFEREGDDIYCEVPLTFVQAALGDEIEIPTLNEKVKLKIPAGTQTGTYFRLKGKGVPRLRGYGQGDQHVKVTLVTPTSLSEDQKDLLRQFAGITGESAQEHHNSIFERMKKAFRGD, translated from the coding sequence TTGGCTGATAAGCGGGATTATTACGAAGTGCTTGGCGTCGGAAAGGATGCCTCCGACGAAGAGATGAAGAAGGCGTACCGGAAGCTGGCGCGCCAATACCATCCGGACGTGAACAAAGCGCCGGATGCGGAAGAGAAATTCAAAGAAGTGAAGGAAGCCTACGATGTCCTTAGCGACGAGGGCAAAAGGGAAACATACGACCGTTACGGCCACGTAGATCCGAACATGGGCGCCGGTGCAGGCGGCGCGGATTTCGGAGGCTTCGGCGATATTTTCGATATGTTCTTCGGAGGCAACGGCGGACGCCGCGATCCGAACGCACCGCAGCGCGGCAATGATTTGCAGTATACGATGACCATAGAATTCAAGGAAGCGGTATTCGGCAAAGAAACCGAAGTTACGATTCCTCGCACGGAAACATGCGATACGTGTACCGGTTCGGGCGCGAAGCCCGGCACGAAGCCGGAGACTTGCTCGGTATGCCGCGGCACCGGCCAGCAGGAGGTCGTGCAGAACACGCCGTTCGGCCGCATGGTCAACCGCCGCGCGTGCTCGAATTGCAGCGGTACGGGCCGTATCATCAAGGAGAAATGCGGAACCTGTCATGGCGCGGGCAAAGTGAAGCGTCAGCGCAAGCTGAACGTGCGCATCCCGGCGGGCGTGGACGATGGCGCGCAAATCCGTCTGAGCGGCGAAGGCGAAGCCGGACTGCGCGGAGGACCGTCTGGCGACCTCTATATCGTCATCCGCGTGAAGTCGCATGAATTCTTCGAGCGCGAAGGCGATGATATCTACTGCGAAGTGCCGCTTACTTTCGTACAGGCGGCATTAGGCGATGAGATTGAGATTCCGACGCTTAACGAGAAGGTGAAGCTGAAAATTCCGGCAGGCACCCAGACCGGAACGTACTTCCGCTTGAAGGGCAAGGGCGTGCCGCGTCTTCGCGGCTATGGGCAGGGCGACCAGCATGTCAAGGTGACGCTTGTGACGCCGACCAGCCTTTCGGAGGATCAGAAGGATCTGCTCCGTCAGTTTGCCGGCATTACCGGAGAGTCTGCCCAGGAGCATCACAATTCCATTTTTGAACGGATGAAAAAGGCGTTTCGCGGCGATTAG
- a CDS encoding YfhD family protein: MEHKSLEDKNLFNLPIGKNEDVEFSEALADEDDKEAQRRAFEADARAERE; encoded by the coding sequence ATGGAACATAAAAGTCTGGAAGACAAAAACTTGTTTAACTTGCCAATCGGAAAAAACGAAGACGTCGAATTCTCGGAAGCATTAGCCGATGAGGATGATAAGGAAGCACAGCGCCGAGCGTTCGAAGCGGATGCGCGCGCAGAGCGCGAGTAG
- the dnaK gene encoding molecular chaperone DnaK: MSKVIGIDLGTTNSCVAVMEGGEAVVIPNPEGNRTTPSIVGFKKDGERIVGESAKRQAITNPDRTISSIKRHMGTNHKETIDGKDFSPQEISAIILQKLKSDAEAYLGQSVTQAVITVPAYFNDSQRQATKDAGKIAGLEVLRIVNEPTAAALAYGLEKSEDQTILVYDLGGGTFDVSILELGDGFFEVKATSGDNRLGGDDFDQVIIDYMAAEFKKEHGIDLSKDKGAVQRLKDAAEKAKKELSGVMTTTISLPFITMVDGVPQHLEMNLTRAKFEELSAELVERTLGPTRQALSDAGMSAADLNKIVLVGGSTRIPAVQEAIKKLTGKEPHKGVNPDEVVALGAAVQAGVLTGDVKDVVLLDVTPLSLGIETAGGVFTKMIDRNTTIPTSKSQVYSTYADNQPSVEIHVLQGERQMAAGNKTLGRFTLGDIPLAPRGVPQIEVTFDIDANGIVNVSALDKGTGKSQKITITSSSGLSDEEIERMMKDAELNAEEDRKRRELVEAKNSADQLVYSVDKTIKDLGDKVDAGEIDKANEAKEKVKKALESDNLEEINAATEELTQIVQQLSVKLYEQAQAEQGAEGAGAEGGEAKGKDNVVDADYEVVDDKK; the protein is encoded by the coding sequence ATGAGCAAAGTTATCGGTATTGACTTGGGTACGACAAACTCCTGCGTAGCAGTTATGGAAGGCGGCGAAGCCGTCGTTATTCCGAATCCGGAGGGCAACCGCACGACGCCTTCGATCGTAGGTTTCAAGAAAGACGGCGAGCGGATCGTCGGCGAATCGGCTAAGCGCCAAGCGATCACCAACCCTGACCGTACGATTAGCTCCATTAAGCGCCATATGGGCACGAATCATAAAGAAACCATTGACGGCAAAGATTTTTCGCCGCAAGAAATTTCCGCTATCATTCTGCAAAAGCTGAAATCCGATGCGGAAGCTTATCTCGGTCAATCGGTGACGCAAGCCGTTATTACGGTACCGGCTTATTTCAATGACAGCCAGCGTCAAGCGACGAAGGACGCAGGCAAAATCGCCGGTCTTGAAGTTCTGCGTATCGTAAACGAGCCAACCGCAGCGGCACTCGCTTACGGTCTTGAGAAATCCGAAGACCAGACGATTCTGGTTTATGACCTCGGCGGCGGCACGTTCGACGTATCGATTCTTGAGCTGGGCGACGGCTTCTTCGAAGTTAAGGCGACGAGCGGCGACAACCGTCTCGGCGGCGACGATTTCGACCAAGTGATCATCGATTACATGGCAGCTGAATTCAAGAAAGAGCACGGCATCGATCTGTCGAAGGACAAAGGAGCCGTTCAACGTCTGAAGGACGCGGCTGAGAAAGCGAAGAAAGAGCTGTCGGGCGTCATGACGACGACGATCTCCCTTCCGTTCATCACGATGGTAGACGGCGTTCCTCAGCACTTGGAGATGAACCTGACCCGCGCGAAATTCGAGGAGCTGTCCGCAGAGCTCGTTGAGCGTACGCTCGGACCTACTCGTCAAGCGCTTAGCGATGCGGGTATGTCAGCTGCCGATTTGAACAAAATCGTCTTGGTCGGCGGTTCCACTCGTATTCCGGCCGTACAAGAAGCGATCAAGAAGCTGACGGGCAAAGAGCCTCATAAAGGCGTTAACCCGGACGAAGTCGTTGCACTGGGCGCCGCTGTTCAAGCGGGCGTACTGACCGGCGACGTGAAAGACGTCGTTCTGCTTGACGTAACGCCATTGTCGCTTGGTATCGAGACGGCCGGCGGCGTGTTTACAAAGATGATCGACCGCAACACGACTATCCCGACCAGCAAATCGCAAGTATACTCGACTTATGCGGACAACCAGCCTAGCGTTGAAATTCATGTCCTGCAGGGCGAGCGCCAGATGGCGGCAGGCAACAAGACGCTTGGACGCTTCACGCTTGGCGATATTCCTTTGGCGCCGCGCGGCGTACCGCAAATCGAAGTTACCTTCGATATCGATGCGAACGGCATCGTGAATGTATCGGCGCTTGATAAAGGCACAGGCAAGAGCCAGAAGATTACGATTACGTCCTCGAGCGGTCTGTCCGACGAAGAGATCGAGCGCATGATGAAGGACGCGGAGCTTAATGCGGAAGAAGACCGTAAGCGCCGCGAGCTCGTTGAAGCGAAGAATAGCGCCGACCAGCTGGTCTACTCCGTAGACAAAACGATCAAGGACCTGGGCGACAAGGTCGATGCCGGCGAGATCGACAAAGCGAACGAAGCGAAGGAAAAAGTGAAAAAAGCGCTCGAGAGCGATAACCTGGAAGAAATCAATGCGGCAACCGAAGAGCTGACGCAAATCGTTCAGCAATTGTCTGTGAAGCTCTACGAGCAAGCTCAAGCTGAGCAAGGTGCCGAAGGCGCAGGAGCTGAGGGCGGCGAAGCGAAGGGCAAAGATAATGTCGTGGACGCAGATTACGAGGTTGTAGACGACAAGAAATAA